In the genome of Deinococcus humi, the window GGGAACGAGGAACGCTTCGGCGTGGCCCGCCTGACCACGAACGGCACGTTGGACACGAACTTTGGGGTGGGCGGCAGGGTCGTGACCGCCTTTGCCGGCAGCAGCGCGGACCGCGCCTCGGCGATTCTGGTGCAGCCGGACGGCCGTGTGGTGGTCGGCGGCCAGGCGAGCTTCGCCAGCAGCGCCTCAGGGGTGGATTTCGCCCTCGCCCGTTACACCGCCGCTGGCGCGCCCGACGCCAGCTTCGGGACCGGTGGCCAGATCACGACCGCGATGAGCACCGGAAACGCGAAAGACACGGTGCGCGCTCTTGCCCTCCAGGGCACCGGAATCGTCGCGGTGGGGGGCGAGGGTGACTTCAAGGCGGCGCGGTACACCGGCTCGGGGACGCTCGACGCAGCCTTTGGCACCGGCGGGAAGGTCAGTGCGGTGTTCGGCGGCAACATTGGCGGGGCGAACGCTGTGGTGGTCGACGCCCAGAACCGGCTGCTGCTGGCGGGCGACAGTCAGAACGACACCGCGGTGGCGCGGCTGACCGAGAACGGCGCGCTCGACGCCAGCTTCGGGGACAGCGGCAGGAAGGTGCTGGCCCTGAGTGCGGGCAACTGGGACGCGGCAACAGGCCTGAGCGTGCAGACCGACGGCAAAATCGTGCTGGGCGGCTGGGTGTACGAGGGCAATTCGTCAGCAGGCAACTTCGCCGTGACCCGGCTCGGCGCAAATGGGCAACCCGACAGCGGCTTCGGGCAGGGGGGCACGACCATCACGCCGGTTGCCCCTGGCAGCAAGGCAGACGAGGCGAGGGCCGTGGTCCTCCAGTCCGATGAGCGCATTCCCGCCACCCGCATCGTTGCGGCGGGCCTGCGCAACGACAGCAACCAGGACTTTGCGCTGACCCGGTTCTGGCCTTAAGCCTCCCTGCGGCCCCGTCCCTCGCCCCCGCACCTTCCAGGAGACCCCCATGCGTACCCTCACCGCCCTGCTGCTCGGCCCGGCCCTGATCCTCAGCGCGTGCGCGGCGGCGCCCAGTGCCAGTCCGCCGCCGTCTACCCAGCCGCCCGGCCCGTCCCGGCCGATCCCACCCTCTCCAGTCGGCACGCCGGTTGGGTTGCCCATCACGGCGGTGATCGGTGCCGCCGGAGGGCAACTGCAATTGCCCGGCGGCAGCGTCACGATCGACATTCCCGCCGGAGCCCTGAGCGCCGATCAGCTGGTGGGCATCCAGGAAATGACGAACACAGCCGCTGGGCAGGTGGGCAAGGCCTACCGCCTGACCCCGGAAGGCACAAGCTTTGCCAGACCTGTACGCCTGACCTTTCGGTACACCGACGAGGAGGTGGTCGGCCGCGCACCCGAGGAGCTCAGTCTGGGCTACCAGGATCACGCCGGGGTCTGGCAGATGTACCGTCAGCCAGCGCGCAATCTCGCGGCCAAGACCGTTTCGGTTGAGATCAATCACTTCAGCACGTGGTCACTGCTGGCAGGACTGCAGCTCCTGCCCCTTCAGGCGAAGGTCAGGGCCGGGCAGACCGTGCAGCTCAGCGTGGTGGACTGCACGGACGACAGTGAACTCGACCCGGACAGCCTGACGGTCCCCATCTTCGAGTGCGCCCCCGCCCCCCTCGCCTTTACCGCCAAGAACTGGTCAGTGAACAGCACGCCTGGGGGCAGCAGCAGCGTGGGCACGGTGGTGGGTGCCGGGGTCCGCGGCACGGCCACGTACACCGCGCCGGGCAAGAAGCCCAGCCGCAACCCGGTGGCGGTATCGACACAGGTCACGGACCTCTCCGGCCAGACGTTCACGCTGCTCTCCAACGTGACGGTCGAGGACGGCCAGGCGTGGCAGGGAACCGTGACGTACACCGAAACCGCCACAAAGGCCTGGAACGCGGCAGCTCCCTGGGTGGGCGGCGGCCAGGCAACTTACGAGAACAAACATGTCTACACGGTCACGGGCTCCGAGGTCAGCGACGGGTCCCTGAACCTGGCCCTCGAACAGTCGGGCACCGCCACCTATAACCTGGAAGACCACCAGGAGTGGAAGGTCTACTCGGTCTGCCAGGCGGGCGGCCCCGAGATGTTGCGCGAACATCACATCACCGACCTCAAGTACAGCATGACCGGCTTGCTCAAGGCAGCAGTGAAGGCGGATCTCCGCGTCGTGGACGGTGAGTACCGGTTCACCGTAAACACCGCCTACGGACAGATGGGCGGCCCCTACACCAAGTGGAGCTGGTACAAGCTGTACTGCGGCGGTGGTGGGCAGGACGACCGGATAAACCGCACGGAGACGTACCCGATGTCCGCGAGCATCGACCGCGTTCTGGCAGGGCGGGTCGGGCCGAACGGTGAGATCAAGGGGTCGTACGAGGCCAGGGGCCAGATGCTGAATCTGCCCACGACCATCCGGGTGGAATGGAACCTTTCGCCCGGGACGAAATAAGGAGGGAACCAACATGAAAACAGCGCCGCACCAACCCCCAGCGTCCGCCCCGTCCCCGGTCCTCCCTTCGCGGCCCATCCTGGTCGTCGGTGCCAGCGGGGCCATCGGTTCTCAAGTCGTGCGCGCACTGGTCGCCCGGGGAGCCAGAGTGCGGGTCCTCATCCGCTCGCTGGAAAGGGGCGCGGACCTGCCGCCCCAGGTCGAGCGCGTGGTGGGAACCCTGGAGGACTGCCAGGCCATCGCCCGGGCCATGCGCGGCGTCCACGCGGCCTTCTACGTCTCGCCCCACGACGAGCGCGAGGAACAACTCGCCGAGAACTTCGTCCGCGCGTGTGAGCTCGAGGGCGTGCGTCTGGTCTTTTCCGGTGTCCACGCGGACGGGAAGAATCGACTTTCCCGCCTGATCCAGCGAACCGTTTTCGGCCTGTTGATGCCTCATTACAAGCCCAAGTTGCGCCTCGCTGAACGGGTCCGTACCTCGCGCACGAACCCAGTGGTCCTGGTTCCCGGCAACTACTTCCAGATGGACGAGGTGAGCCGCGAAGAGCTGCTGGCCGGACGTTACCCTCTTCCCCTGGGTCTGGTTCCCCGCGTGGACACCCGGGATGTGGGCGAGGCGGCGGCCCGGGCCCTGCTTGATCCCAGCGTCCCCTCCGGCGGTTACGCGCTCGTGGGCCCAGAGTCGTTGAGCGGAGCCCAGACGGCGGCCCATTGGAGCGAGGCACTGGGTCAGCTGGTGTCGTATACCCCCGACCTTGCCGTGATGGACGCCCTGTTCAGCCGGGCTTACGGGGCGCGCAAGGCACTTGACTGCCAGAAGAGCTACCGGATGGTCGGCAAAGTGAAGGTGCGGACGTCCCCAGCCGATCTCCAGCAGACCACCTTTCTGCTGGGCCGCCCACCGCGCTCCCACGCCGAGTACGCCCGCGAAGTGGCGGCGCTCTGGCGGGGTGCCGTGCCGATCCCCGCCGCCGCGTACCCTCTCCCGTCAGCTGCCTCCTGAGGGCAGACAGGGGTGCATGCCCCGCACGCGCCGCTCCACTTGCGCCGGGGGGGCGCGTGGTCATGCTCCCGGAGCTGGCACCCACGTGACCACAGGGCCTGTTTACCCCGGCTCCAGGCTGCGGACCGTTGTCGGCCGGGTTTTCCACTGGGCGCCCCACTGCAGCCAACGGACAGGTTTATCTCTGAATGTACGTCGGCGAGTTTGTTGTCTAAGATGTCTTCATGCTCACAAGCAGGAAAGTGCCGGAGGGTGGGCGCGGATGACGGTGGAGGCGTCACTGGGAGTCTGGCAGGCCACCCTGCTGGGCGGGGCAAGCCTGAGTGGGCCGGGTCTGGCGCGGACAGCACTGGAACGCAAGATGGCAGCCTGCTTCGCCTACCTGGTGCTGGAGGGGCCAACCTTCCGTGCCCGGCTGGCTGACCTGCTGTGGCCCGACTCGCCCGAGGCGACTGCACGGAACAACCTGTCGCAGATGCTCAGAAAGGTTCGCCTGACCACCGGGCGGGAGCTGATCACGTCGGGCAATCCGCTCGCCGTGGTGGATGATCTCGACGTGGACGCCGCGCGGCTGCGCGACCTGTTCGCCCGGGGGCAGTACTCGGAACTGCTCGATTTAGACGCGTCGCTGTTGCCAGGGCTGAACTACGACGATTGTCCTGACCTGGATGACTGGATGCGCTCGCAGCGCGAAATGCTGGCGGCTTGGCGGGTACAGGCACTCATGCACGAGGCGGCGCGGCTGGAACGGGAGGGAGATCTGGGCGCGGCCTTGGAGACGGCGGGGCGGTTGCTGGACGCCGATCCTGTGTCTGAAGACGCCTACCGCCGGGTGATGCGCCTCCAGTACGCGCGGGGCGACCGGGCCGCAGCCCTGCGCGTGTACAGGCGCTGCGAGGAGATGCTGGCGCGTGAGTTCGGGGCAGGGCCACTGAGTGAGACCCGGGAACTCGCCCGGGAGATCGATGAGGGCACCCTGCATGTGCCGTCTGGGATCCAGCGGACCCGGCAGACACTACCGCTGTCGGTGCTGCGTCCTCCGAGGCTGCTGGGCCGCGAGCGCGAGTGGGCGATCATGGAAGACGCCTACGCGCGGGGCCTGTGGATCTATATTGGCGGGGAGGCGGGCAGCGGCAAGACGCGGCTGGCGCTGGACTTCGCCGCGAGCAAGGGCGAGACCCGCGTGAATTCCGCCCGGCCAGGTGACCAGGCCCAGCCGTGGGCGACGACCATCCGTCATCTGCGCGAAGGGTTACGCCAGCGGCCCGACGCTCCGCTGGAACCGTGGGTCCGTTCCGAACTGTCGCGGCTGCTCCCCGAACTGGCCGTCCAGGGCCAGGTACTTCCTCCACTGGTGAGTGAGGAGGAGGTGCTGCGGCTGCGTCAGGCCGTTCTGATGTTTCAGCTGACCCTCCACGAGGGCACCCGCACCAGCGTGGCCGACGACTGGCAGTATTTCGACCAGCAGACCAACACCAATGGGCTGTACCTCTTCGGCGCCGCTGGCCGGGCCTACAGCTCGCGCAGTCTGCCGCCCCTGATCATCACCTACCGGCCCAGCGAATTGCCGCCGGAGAGTTCGGCAGTGCTGCGCGACACCGTGGCCCAGGGGCTTGCCGTGAACATCGCGCTGGGTCCCCTGGACAGCGACAGCCTGCGGGCGCTGATGGACGACGTGGGGGTGCCGGATGATCCGGTCACGCGGGGCCGCCTGATCCGGCACACCGGTGGCAATCCGGTTTTCCTGCTCGAAACCGTCAAGCACCTGATCGAGACTGGCCAGTTCGGCGCGCGTCTGCCAGAGCGTCTGCCGCTGCCTGTCAAGGTGGCGCAGGTCATTGAGCAACGTCTGGGGGGCCTGTCCACCCCTGCGCTGCAGGCGGCTCGGGCAGCGGCCATCTTGCAGCGCGACTTCACGGTGGACCTAGTGGCGGACATGCTGGGGGCACCTTTGATGGAACTGCTCGAAGCCTGGGAAGAACTGGAGGCGGCACAGGTCGTGCGCGGCGACGGCTTCTGGCACGACTTGGTCTATGAGGCGGTGGCTGCGCAGATTCCAGGCTCGGTTCGAACCTTGCTGCACCGCAACGCCGCGCGTGCGCTGGAACGCTCCAGTGCCGATCCCCTGCGGACCGCCGAGCACTGGCTGAGCGGGGACAACGCGCAGGCCGCCCTGCCCCATCTACGCGCGGCCGAGCGTGCGGCGCGCGACAATTTTCGCCTGGACGACGCCCGGGAGTTGAGCGCGCGTATCGCCCTGATTCAGGAGGAGACCGGGGAGCCTGACCCATCGGGGGTCGTCTCGGACAGCCTGCCATTGCCCACGACCACTTTCCACGGCCGCGAGGCCGTCCGGAATGAGGTGGAGGGCCTCCTCGCCGACGGGACCCGCCTGCTGACCCTGACCGGGCCTGGCGGTGTGGGCAAGACGCGGCTCGCGCTGGAGGTGGCCCGTGCGGTGGGGACGCGCTTCCCCGACGGCGTGGCCTTTGTGTCTCTGGCGGATCTCAACGACCCACAGGTTCTGCCCGCGGCGCTCGGCAACGGTCTGGGTCTCCCGCTGGGGGGGCAGGAGGATCCGCTCGCGGCGCTGGGCCGGGCGCTGGCGGGGCGGCGGCAATTGATCGTCCTCGATAACCTGGAGCAGGTGGTGGAGGGGGCCGCCGCCCTCACGCAGGTGCTGCGGGCCGCGCCGGGAGTTCAGGTTCTGGTGACCAGCCGGGTGCCGCTCTCGCTGTCGGGTGAGCGGGTGTATGGGGTTGAGCCGCTGCCGCTCCCTGCGGCACTCGGGAGCGACCCACAAGAAGCCTTGTCACGGTCTCCGGCGCTCACGCTGTTCGTGGACCGCGCGCAGGCGGCCAGCCCTACGTTCTGCCTCACGCCCCAGAACCTTCCGGTGATCAGCGCCATCCTGCGGCGGCTCGACGGCCTGCCTCTCGCCATCGAGCTTGCAGCGGCCAGGCTGCGGACCATGCCGCCAGCTGCACTCTGGGGCCGCCTGGAGCGGACGCTTCCTTTGCTGGTTCATGGGCCGCGTGACCTGCCCGACCGGCACCGGACCCTGCGCGCCACCATCGCCTGGAGTGTGGCCCTCCTGCCCGAGGCCGAACAGACGCTGCTCCGGCGGCTGGCGGTGTTCACCGGGGGCTGGACCCTGGACGCCGCCGAACAGGTGGCCGATCCCGGCGGCACACTTGACGTCCTTGAACGGCTCGGTACGCTGATCGAACACAGCCTGGTGCGCTGGACAGAGAACGCCAGCCTGGAGCCGCGTTACACGATGCTCGCCACTGTGCGCGAATACGCTCTGGAGCAGCTGGAGGCGGCGGGGGAGCTGGCAAAGGTTCAGGGACAGCATGCAGCGTTCATGCTGGACTTCATGCGCCGCGCCGCAGAGGGAGTGAGCGGCCCCACACAGAGGCGCTGGGTGCAGGACCTGGATGGGGAGATCGGCAATGTCTTTGCCGCGCTGAACACCCTGACGGTTGCCGGGCAGTTGGAGGACGCGGCCGAACTTGCCGAGCTGATCTGCCTGATGTCCCCCCTGAACGCGTGGTTTATCGAGGGTCCTCAGGCCCTGACACCATTTCTGGAGCACCCAGCGCTGGCCACACTTTCAAAGCGGGGTCAGGCGCGTGTCGCACTGGCACGCGGCATGCGCGCGTTCTGGCAGCGGGACATGGCCGGGATCGCGACCCACATGGCCGAAGGCACCCGGCGGTACGCTGCTGAGGGTGTGGTGGTGGGGCAGGTTCTGACCCTCGGCTACCGCACGCTCGTCCTGATGCACAGCGGAGACTTCGCCGAGGCCGAGCGGCTTTCACGCGAATCGATCACCGTGGCCGAAGCGCATGGTGACCCCTTCATCACGACTATGGCCCTGCACGCGCGGATGCAGGTGCCTCAGCACCACCAGGACGCAGCCGAGATCACACGCCTCGCGTGGCGAATGCACGAGGTGGCCTTGGAAACCGACAGCACGTACATCCTCATGATGGCCCGCGTTCACCTTGCCCGGGGCGAATGGCTCGCCGGGCGGTTCGAGGAGGCCACGGCGCACCTGATCCAGGCCGGACAGCACGCCGCCGCCCTTGACTCGGAAACGGGGCGGTTGGCCGTGCTGACGGGCTGGGTGCAGTTGGCCCTGGCGCGGGGCGAGGGCCGGGTTCTGGGATGG includes:
- a CDS encoding SDR family oxidoreductase, with translation MKTAPHQPPASAPSPVLPSRPILVVGASGAIGSQVVRALVARGARVRVLIRSLERGADLPPQVERVVGTLEDCQAIARAMRGVHAAFYVSPHDEREEQLAENFVRACELEGVRLVFSGVHADGKNRLSRLIQRTVFGLLMPHYKPKLRLAERVRTSRTNPVVLVPGNYFQMDEVSREELLAGRYPLPLGLVPRVDTRDVGEAAARALLDPSVPSGGYALVGPESLSGAQTAAHWSEALGQLVSYTPDLAVMDALFSRAYGARKALDCQKSYRMVGKVKVRTSPADLQQTTFLLGRPPRSHAEYAREVAALWRGAVPIPAAAYPLPSAAS
- a CDS encoding BTAD domain-containing putative transcriptional regulator, which translates into the protein MTVEASLGVWQATLLGGASLSGPGLARTALERKMAACFAYLVLEGPTFRARLADLLWPDSPEATARNNLSQMLRKVRLTTGRELITSGNPLAVVDDLDVDAARLRDLFARGQYSELLDLDASLLPGLNYDDCPDLDDWMRSQREMLAAWRVQALMHEAARLEREGDLGAALETAGRLLDADPVSEDAYRRVMRLQYARGDRAAALRVYRRCEEMLAREFGAGPLSETRELAREIDEGTLHVPSGIQRTRQTLPLSVLRPPRLLGREREWAIMEDAYARGLWIYIGGEAGSGKTRLALDFAASKGETRVNSARPGDQAQPWATTIRHLREGLRQRPDAPLEPWVRSELSRLLPELAVQGQVLPPLVSEEEVLRLRQAVLMFQLTLHEGTRTSVADDWQYFDQQTNTNGLYLFGAAGRAYSSRSLPPLIITYRPSELPPESSAVLRDTVAQGLAVNIALGPLDSDSLRALMDDVGVPDDPVTRGRLIRHTGGNPVFLLETVKHLIETGQFGARLPERLPLPVKVAQVIEQRLGGLSTPALQAARAAAILQRDFTVDLVADMLGAPLMELLEAWEELEAAQVVRGDGFWHDLVYEAVAAQIPGSVRTLLHRNAARALERSSADPLRTAEHWLSGDNAQAALPHLRAAERAARDNFRLDDARELSARIALIQEETGEPDPSGVVSDSLPLPTTTFHGREAVRNEVEGLLADGTRLLTLTGPGGVGKTRLALEVARAVGTRFPDGVAFVSLADLNDPQVLPAALGNGLGLPLGGQEDPLAALGRALAGRRQLIVLDNLEQVVEGAAALTQVLRAAPGVQVLVTSRVPLSLSGERVYGVEPLPLPAALGSDPQEALSRSPALTLFVDRAQAASPTFCLTPQNLPVISAILRRLDGLPLAIELAAARLRTMPPAALWGRLERTLPLLVHGPRDLPDRHRTLRATIAWSVALLPEAEQTLLRRLAVFTGGWTLDAAEQVADPGGTLDVLERLGTLIEHSLVRWTENASLEPRYTMLATVREYALEQLEAAGELAKVQGQHAAFMLDFMRRAAEGVSGPTQRRWVQDLDGEIGNVFAALNTLTVAGQLEDAAELAELICLMSPLNAWFIEGPQALTPFLEHPALATLSKRGQARVALARGMRAFWQRDMAGIATHMAEGTRRYAAEGVVVGQVLTLGYRTLVLMHSGDFAEAERLSRESITVAEAHGDPFITTMALHARMQVPQHHQDAAEITRLAWRMHEVALETDSTYILMMARVHLARGEWLAGRFEEATAHLIQAGQHAAALDSETGRLAVLTGWVQLALARGEGRVLGWLTGVLGRQCEQQPSAWDSEVGAALMQAERSAPALLGPELFGRLRERGREFNLQEALTQLARGQGRPDLDL